The DNA window GGCGACACCAGGGGAGCGCCCGGCGCTGCCGCGCCATAGCCGTTGCCCTTGTAGAACCACTCGGGCTGCACGCCCTTTTCGCCTGACTTCGGCTTGCCGTTCTCGAGACCCATCTTGAACATCTTCATCGAGTCGGTCAGCGTTTCCTCGGCCGCCTCGGTGGTCTTCTTGTGCATGGAATCGCGGGTGGCGGCCGAACCCAGGTGGGTGAGCCCGGTGCCGGTCAGATGCAGGTGGGCGGCATCGGGATGGGTGATCGGCGGCAGGAAACGGCCTTCCGCATAGGCCTTCTCAAGGTCGACGGCCTCGCCGTAACCATGGGCCTCGATGACTGCGGCGAGCGACTTGCCGCCATCGGCGGCTTCCATCGCCAGCGCATAGACGCTGCCTGCATTCTTGACCGACCTGGCCGCACCGCCCTGCTCGCGCACGGCGACGACGATCTCTCCGTTGGCACCCTTGATCTGGGAAATAAGCACGACTTCGATCCTTCTCGTTCCGGCGAAGACAAAAGCTCCGCCTGTCCGGCTCCATCGGGAGCCGGAATTGGTCTTTCATATGACTGCGAATGCCGGGCTGGGCTTAGATGCTCAGCCCTTGTTCTTGTTGTAAACGTCGAAGAACACGGCCGCGAGAAGCACCGCACCCTTGACCATCTGCTGGAAGTCGATGCCGAGGCCGACGATCGACATGCCGTTGTTCATGACGCCCATGATGAATGCGCCGATGACCGCGCCGGTGATCTTGCCGACACCGCCCGATGCCGAGGCGCCGCCGATGAAGCAGGCCGCGATCACGTCGAGCTCGAAGCCGACGCCGGCTTTCGGCGTTGCCGAGTTCAGGCGGAGTGCGACGATCATGCCGGCAAGGCCTGCAAGCACGCCCATGTTGACGAAGGTGTAGAAGCTGAGGCGCTGCGTGTTGATGCCCGAAAGCTTGGTCGCCTTTTCATTGCCGCCCATGGCGTAGATGCGCCGGCCGACCGTCGTGCGTTTGGTGACGAAGGCGTAGATCGCGATCAGCACCAGCATGACGACGAGAACGTTCGGCAGGCCCCTGTAGCTGGACAGTTGATAGCCGAGCCACAGAATGGCGAGTGAAACGACCAGGTTCTGGCCAATGAAGAAGCCCAGCGGCTCGACATCGATGCCATGGCTTTCGTTCATCTTGCGGCGACGCCAGGCGAGGTAGAAGAGGATGACCGGCAGGATGACCGTCAGGATCAGCGAGGTCGACTGCACGGGCGCGCCGAAGATGTTGATCATGTCGCCCGGCAGGAAGCCGGTGCTGATGACCTGGAATTCCTTCGGGAACGGGCCGATGTTCTTGCCTGCCAGCACCGTCAGCGTCAGGCCGCGGAAGATCAGCATGCCGGCGAGCGTCACGATGAAGGACGGGATGCGGTGATAGGCGATGAAATAGCCCTGCGCAGCGCCGATAATGCCGCCGACGATCAGACAAATCAGGCCGGCGACCCAGAAATTCATGCCCCATGTCACAGTGAAGATTGCCGCGAGCGCGCCGACGAAGGCGACGATCGAACCGACCGACAGGTCGATATGCCCGGCCACGATGACGAGCAGCATGCCGAGCGCCATGATGACGATGAAGGAATTCTGCAGGACGAGGTTCGTCAGGTTGACCGGCTTGAAGAGAATGCCGCCGGTGTAAAGCTGGAAGAATACCATGATCGCGACGAGCGCGATGAGCATGCCGTATTCACGAATGTTGCCGCGGATGTAGTCGGCAACAGAAACGACGTTGCTTTCCTCGGTTGTCGGGTTGACCGGAGTCATTGTCTCTTCTCCCCTGAGCGCATGATAGCGCGCATGATGGTTTCCTGGCTTGCTTCTCCCTTCGGCAGTTCGGCGACGATGCGTCCTTCGTTCATCACGTAGATGCGGTCACAAGTGCCAAGCAGTTCGGGCATTTCCGATGAGATCATCAGAACGCCCTTTCCATCGGCGGCAAGCTGGTTGATGATAGTATAAATCTCGTACTTTGCGCCAACGTCGATGCCGCGCGTGGGCTCGTCGAGGATCAAAATCTCGGGATCGGAGAACAGCCACTTCGACAGCACGACCTTTTGCTGGTTGCCGCCGGAAAGATTGACCGTTTCCTGGAAGATGCCGTGCGAGCGAATGCGCAGCTTCGACCGGTAATCGGTCGCGACCTTCATCTCCTTGATGTCGTCGATGACGCTATTGCTCGAAATACCTTCGAGGTTGGCGAGCGTCGTGTTGTGCAGGATCGTGTCGTTGAGCACGAGGCCAAGCTGTTTGCGGTCCTCGGTGACATAGGCAAGACCCGCATCAATCGCCTTGCGCACGGTGCTGACGTCGACCGGCTTGCCCTCGACGAACACCTCGCCGCTGATCTTGTGCCCGTAGGACTTGCCGAAGACGCTCATGGCGAATTCGGTGCGGCCCGCACCCATCAGACCGGCGATACCGACGACCTCGCCCTTGCGGACGCTGACGTTGATGTCATGCAGCACCTGGCGGTCGCGGTGATGCTGGTGATAGGCGTTCCAGTTCTTGACTTCGAAGATCGTCTCGCCAATCGGCACCGAGCGCGGCGGATAACGATCGGCGAGGTCGCGGCCCACCATGTTCTTGATGATGATGTCTTCGCTGATCTCGTCCGCGTGACAGTCGAGCGTCTTGACGGTCATGCCATCGCGCAGGACCGTGATCTGGTCGGCGACCTTGCGGATCTCGTTCAGCTTGTGGGAAATGATGATCGAGGTGATGCCCTGATTGCGGAACTCGATCAGCAGATTGAGCAGTGCGTCGGAGTCCTTCTCGTTGAGCGAGGCTGTGGGCTCGTCGAGGATGAGGAGCTTCACACTCTTCGACAGCGCCTTGGCGATCTCTACGAGCTGCTGCTTGCCGACGCCGATGTCTGTCACCAAAGTGTTCGGGGATTCGCGCAGACCGACTTTCTGCAAGAGTTGCTTCGTGCGGTTATAGGTCTCTTCCCAGCTGATAACCCCGTTCTTGGCATTCTCGTTGCCGAGGAAGATGTTTTCGCCGATCGACAGCAACGGCACGAGCGCCAGTTCCTGGTGAATGATGACGATGCCGATTTCTTCGGAGTCCTTCAGGACCTTGAAGTGGCGCGTCTCGCCTTCATAGACGATGTCGCCCTCATAGCTTCCCGTGGGATAGACGCCCGATAGCACTTTCATCAGGGTCGATTTTCCGGCCCCGTTTTCGCCTACCAATGCGTGAATTTCACCCTTGCGAACCTTGAGGTTCACATTCTCCAGCGCCTTAACGCCCGGGAACGTCTTGGTGATGCTCCGCATTTCGAGGATGGTGTTGTCCATAGTCAAAGTTCCAGCGCCGGCAGCTTAAAACAGCTGGGGCGATCATAAAATCGAAGGCCGGAACCCGCAAGCACGGGCTCCGGCCTCCTGTTTAACTTACTTCAGCTGGTCTTCTGTGTAGTAGCCGCTGTCGATCAGGACCTGCTTGTAGTTGGTCTTGTCGACCGAAACCGGCTTCAGCAGATAGGACGGAACGACCTTGACGCCGTTGTCGTAGGTCTTGGTGTCATTGACCTCAGGCTCCTTGCCGGACATGACGGCATCGACCATGGAAACCGTGACCTTGGCGAGTTCGCGGGTGTCCTTGAAAATCGTCGAGTGCTGTTCGCCAGCGATGATCGACTTGACCGACGGGATTTCAGCGTCCTGGCCGGAAACGACCGGGAGCGGCTGGTCAGCGGAACCATAGCCGACGCCCTTCAGCGAGGAGATGATGCCGATCGAGAGGCCGTCATAGGGAGACAGGACGGCGTCGACCTTGGCGTCGGTGTAATTGGCCGAGAGCAGGTTGTCCATGCGGGCCTGGGCGGTAGCCGCATCCCAACGCAGCGTGCCGACCTTGTCCATGCCGGTCTGGCCGGACTTCACGACGAGCTTGCCCGAGTCGATGTAGGGCTGCAGAACGGACATCGCGCCATCATAGAAGAAGAAGGCGTTGTTATCATCCGGCGAACCGCCGAAGAGTTCGATGTTGAACGGGCCCTTGCCATCCTTGAGGCCGAGGGCGTCAACGATCGAGTTTGCCTGGAGAACGCCGACCTGGAAGTTGTCGAAGGTGGCGTAGTAGTCGACGTTGGCCGAGTCACGGATCAGGCGGTCGTAAGCGATGACCTTGATGCCGGCGTCGTGAGCCTTCTGGAGAACGTCGGAAAGCGTCGTGCCGTCGATCGAAGCGATGACGAGAACCTTGGCACCCTTGGTGACCATGTTTTCGATCTGCGACAGCTGGTTCGGAATATCGTCGTCAGCATACTGCAGGTCAGTCTTATAGCCGGCGGCCTCGAGCTGCTTGACGATGTTGTTGCCGTCGTCGATCCAGCGAGCGGAGGACTTCGTCGGCATGGCGATGCCCACGAGGCCCTTGTCCTGCGCCATGGCAGGCATGACGAAGGAAGCGACGCCGAAGGCAGCCGCAGCCATCAATGAGATAATGGATTTCATTTCTCTCTCCCTTGTTAATAGAGCAGCGGACGAAAAATCGCCCGCCCCGAAACTGTGGCAGGTTCCGTATTGGATAGTTACTTCAGATGGTGAGAAACGAAGTAGGTCTCCTCCACGATCTCACACGTGTTGAGTGCCAACCAGCACACGGCGGCAAACTGGTATGGATTCCTATAACTGTCAAATAGAATAAGTGGTAATGTGCATAACAATTTTGGTATATCGTTAAAAAGTATTACTTTTGATGGAGCGCAGTGGGGAGGCTGCAACCATGACGATCGTTTCAGAGCCCATTTCGATGGATCACGTCGATATCCACAGCGACAGTTTCGGCGACGACAGCTTTCTCCGTTCGGGACTTAAGCTGAATCACCTGCGCATGATCGTCGCAATCGAAGATAGTGGACAGATTTCCGCAGCTGCGGATGTCCTCAACATCTCGCAGCCCGCCGCATCGCGCATGCTGTCGGAAATGGAGGCGATCACCAAGACGCCGCTCTACGAGCGCGTCGCCCGCGGCGTGGTGCTGACGACCTTCGGCGCGGCCCTTGCCAGACGCGCCCGCAAGATCCTTCTGGAGTTGCGCGAGGCGAGCCGCGAGATCGCCGAATTGAAGAGCGGCAAGGGCGGCTCGGTCTTCATCGGTGCGGTCACGGCGCCGGCCATGAGCCTCGTTGTGCCGGCAATCAACAAGGTGCGTAAAGCCTATCCCGGCATCGAGATCAACATTCAGGTGGAGACGAGCAATGTGCTCGCCCGCGAACTGCTCGCCGCCCGCCACGACTTCATCATCGGCCGCATTCCCGACGATCTCAATCCGCGGCTGTTCGAGGTCAGGGAGATCGGCATCGAGCGGGCCTGCCTGATCGTGCGTAACCACCATCCGCTCCTGAAAAGAAAGAAGACGAGCAGCCTTACCGACGTCAGGGATTACGACTGGGTGTTCCAGCCGCCGGGCACGCTGTTGCGTCGCACGATCGAAGACATCTTTCTGTCCCAGGGCGTGGCGCTGCCCGAAAATATCGTCAACACCTCCTCGCTGCTGCTCACCTGCGCCATCGTCTGCGAAACCGATGCGATCGCGCCCGTCGCCGTCGACGTCGCCCATTTCCTGGCAAGCCAAGGCGCCAAGGCGTCCGACGTGCGCATGCTGCCGATCGATTTCGACATCAACGTCAAGCCCTACAGCCTGATCACCGCGAGAGAGCGGGCACTGCCGCCGAGCGCCAGGCTGCTCTACGACATCATTCTCGAGGAGAGCCTGAAGCAGGGGGCTAAAGCATGATGCCGAGAAGGGTCGGCGGTTTTCGGGCGACATCATGCTCCATCGATCGAACCGGCAAGCCCTGCGCCATCTTGACGGGCTCTAATATCCTCGAGAGGAAGGCGCATGCTGTTCGGACAATCGGTATTTCAATCAGTGCTCGAGCGGCTGAAGGCGGAGGAAGAACCGGCCGAAGAGACACAAGCGCCGCCTGCCCACCGCGTATCCGGGCTCGCCACCGGCCTCGCATTCGATGTCATGGAAGGCATCTCGGTTGCCTCGCAGCGCGTCGGCCAGGCCTACTTCGATAATCTCAACGCCGAGCCGGCGGCCGAGGAGGCTCCCCCGCAGGAGCCGGAACCGGTTATGCCGGACCATCTCGCCCGCATCGCCCCGGAAGAGATTGCCGCGGAATTGGCGATCGCTGCCGCCGATACCCAACAGACGCTGAACGAGAAGCGGCGCGCCTTTGCCAAGGCCAACCATCCTGACGGCGTCGCAGAGCCTTTCCGCGACAATGCCAACAGGCGCATGATGATCGCCAATCTCTTGATTGACGAGGCGATGCGCCGCCTGCCGCACAGCTGACGTTCTCGAGCGCAGGCAAGCCTTCCCAGAGCAATTCCGTTTTTCGTCGGATCAATGATTGCTCAATCTCTTCGTTTTCACGCAATTCCCGGCGCAAAACCGCTCCACACTTTGTTGGAATTGCTCGAGACTTTGGAGAGCCGCCGGTTCCGCGATTTGTGAACGCTATATAGGCTGTTTTTCTGCCATTCAACCGACCCTCACCATAACCGGTTTGATCATTTCTCGTTATGGTAGCGGATAAATCACCAGCTTTTTGTTACCAGCGATAGCGTATTTCAGGATCCGGATAGACCATGCCTACGCCCTTTTCGGTAGGGCATAGCGCTAACTGGCGAAATTGAGCAAGAGAGAACCCGTTGTAACATAGGGCGGTTTAGATGTTTTAAGGGAGACCGCCGACATGTCATCTACGGAAGACCCAAAGCTGCCACGCAACACCGCGCGCAGACATTTTCTAGGTGTGGCTGCAGCTACCGGCGCTCGTCTCGCCGCCATGGCGGCCATGGCCACGGCAATTTCTACCTCTCCGGCCAAAGCGATGGGTCGACGTTGGGGACGCGGCGGCTCCGGTGGACACGGAGGTTCCGGTGGGAGCGGTGGCCCAGGCGGAAGAGGTGGCCGTGGCGGCAGCGGCGCAAATTGCTTCCTGCGGGGAACGGGGATACTAACGGATTGCGGTGAGAAGCCCGTCGAGGATCTCAGCATCGGCGACCGCGTTGCCCTTGCTGACGGCAGCACCCGTCCGGTAAAGTGGGTCGGCCGCCAAACCTTCAAGAGGAGCGGCGCGCGCTGGCAAAAGGACGTCGTGCCGATCAGGGTCTCCCGCCACGCACTCGATGGGCACACACCCCATTCGGATCTCTTTCTCTCGCCTGGCCACGCGCTGTACCTCAACGGAGTTCTGATCCAGGTGAAGGAGCTCGTGAACGGCACGACGATCGCACCGGTCACGCCCGCCGCCGAGGGATCGATCGAGTACTTCGCCGTCATGCTCGATACGCACGAAGTTATCCTTGCCGAAGGTGCTGCGGTCGAAACCTTCCATCTGAAGGACAGCAATCACGAGAACTTCTGCAATTTTGCAGAATACCAGCGTCTCTACGGCGAGGAACGCATCGTGATGACACCGTTTGCGCCGCTGCTGGGAGGTGGCTGGTCACATTTGAGAGCGCTTCTCCTGCTCAGCGTTTCGCCGCTGGTACCGGTGCGCGATCCATTCGGCGATGCCTGCGAAACGATCGAGGCGCAGGCTAGGGAACCGTCACTCTGACAGGACGGTAATACGTCGGGGGTCGGACTGCGGCATGCGAAGCCGTGCACCGTTGTGCAATATTATCAAACAAGGACGTCAAGCGCGGCGCGCATCGAAAAGATCGCGGCGCGCTTCGATCACTCGGCCTTCTTCTCTTCGGCTTTCTTCTCGTCGTCTGCTGCCGGCTCATCCCCGTCCGCGTCATCGGGTGTGACGATTGCAGCGGTCTCCGACGGTTTCGGATCGAACGTCCAGAACAATACATAGAGGGCATAGGCGCCGGCGCCGCCCGATATCACGCCCCAGAAGGGATCGCCGGTGACGAATTCGACCGTGGCCCAGGCGAAGCAGACGGCAACGATGGCTATTCGCACCCAGAGGCGGCGATATGCCGGATGGTTCGGATCGATCAGTTGCATTCCTGCTCCACGGTCACTTGTGTCGCACTGCCCTCGGCCTGTGCCGCGCTTGTCTCTAAAGCCTTTCCCGGACAGTTTAAAGCATTCTGTTGAATCGACCGGTATCGAAAGTTCAATCGAACCGCTCCTGCGGGACGCTTCCGTTCGGAGGAAAGGCTCTGGTTCGAATCTTGCAAATGTGAAAGATCCGCGGACTTGACGCAACGCCGAGAAGGTGGAATGAAAATTCCGGATTTTTGGCAATTCGGTTTATTTGTTCCGAATTTGAGGGAGGTTGAAATGACTGTGAGATTTGGTCTTCTCGGCGCCGGCCGTATTGGCAAGGTTCATGCGAAGGCCGTCAGCGGCGATACCAATGCGACGCTGGTTGCGGTGGCGGACGCCTTTCCCCAGGCGGCAGAAGCCATCGCTTCGGCCTATGGCTGCGAGGTCCGCACCATCGAAGCCATCGAGGCCGCCAAAGACATCGACGCCGTCGTCATCTGCACGCCGACGGACACCCATGCCGACCTGATCGAGCGATTCGCCCGCGCCGGCAAGGCGATCTTCTGCGAGAAGCCGATCGATCTGGACGTCGATCGCGTCAAGGACTGCATCAAGGTGGTGGAAGAGACCGGGGCCAAGCTGATGGTCGGTTTCAACCGCCGCTTCGATCCGCATTTCATGGCAGTGCGCAAAGTAATCGACGAGGGCAAGATCGGCGAGGTCGAGATGGTGACGATCACCTCGCGCGATCCCGGCGCCCCGCCGGTCGACTATATCAAGCGCTCGGGCGGTATCTTCCGCGACATGACGATCCACGATTTCGATATGGCCCGCTTCCTGCTCGGCGAAGAGCCGGTTTCGGTGCTTGCGACCGCCGCCGTGCTCGTCGACAAGGCGATCGGCGAAGCCGGCGATTATGACAGCGTCTCGGTGATCCTCCAGACTGCTTCGGGCAAGCAGGCCGTCATCTCCAACTCCCGCCGCGCCACCTATGGCTACGACCAGCGC is part of the Rhizobium bangladeshense genome and encodes:
- the mmsB gene encoding multiple monosaccharide ABC transporter permease, which encodes MTPVNPTTEESNVVSVADYIRGNIREYGMLIALVAIMVFFQLYTGGILFKPVNLTNLVLQNSFIVIMALGMLLVIVAGHIDLSVGSIVAFVGALAAIFTVTWGMNFWVAGLICLIVGGIIGAAQGYFIAYHRIPSFIVTLAGMLIFRGLTLTVLAGKNIGPFPKEFQVISTGFLPGDMINIFGAPVQSTSLILTVILPVILFYLAWRRRKMNESHGIDVEPLGFFIGQNLVVSLAILWLGYQLSSYRGLPNVLVVMLVLIAIYAFVTKRTTVGRRIYAMGGNEKATKLSGINTQRLSFYTFVNMGVLAGLAGMIVALRLNSATPKAGVGFELDVIAACFIGGASASGGVGKITGAVIGAFIMGVMNNGMSIVGLGIDFQQMVKGAVLLAAVFFDVYNKNKG
- the mmsA gene encoding multiple monosaccharide ABC transporter ATP-binding protein, whose protein sequence is MDNTILEMRSITKTFPGVKALENVNLKVRKGEIHALVGENGAGKSTLMKVLSGVYPTGSYEGDIVYEGETRHFKVLKDSEEIGIVIIHQELALVPLLSIGENIFLGNENAKNGVISWEETYNRTKQLLQKVGLRESPNTLVTDIGVGKQQLVEIAKALSKSVKLLILDEPTASLNEKDSDALLNLLIEFRNQGITSIIISHKLNEIRKVADQITVLRDGMTVKTLDCHADEISEDIIIKNMVGRDLADRYPPRSVPIGETIFEVKNWNAYHQHHRDRQVLHDINVSVRKGEVVGIAGLMGAGRTEFAMSVFGKSYGHKISGEVFVEGKPVDVSTVRKAIDAGLAYVTEDRKQLGLVLNDTILHNTTLANLEGISSNSVIDDIKEMKVATDYRSKLRIRSHGIFQETVNLSGGNQQKVVLSKWLFSDPEILILDEPTRGIDVGAKYEIYTIINQLAADGKGVLMISSEMPELLGTCDRIYVMNEGRIVAELPKGEASQETIMRAIMRSGEKRQ
- the chvE gene encoding multiple monosaccharide ABC transporter substrate-binding protein, which translates into the protein MKSIISLMAAAAFGVASFVMPAMAQDKGLVGIAMPTKSSARWIDDGNNIVKQLEAAGYKTDLQYADDDIPNQLSQIENMVTKGAKVLVIASIDGTTLSDVLQKAHDAGIKVIAYDRLIRDSANVDYYATFDNFQVGVLQANSIVDALGLKDGKGPFNIELFGGSPDDNNAFFFYDGAMSVLQPYIDSGKLVVKSGQTGMDKVGTLRWDAATAQARMDNLLSANYTDAKVDAVLSPYDGLSIGIISSLKGVGYGSADQPLPVVSGQDAEIPSVKSIIAGEQHSTIFKDTRELAKVTVSMVDAVMSGKEPEVNDTKTYDNGVKVVPSYLLKPVSVDKTNYKQVLIDSGYYTEDQLK
- a CDS encoding LysR family transcriptional regulator; the encoded protein is MTIVSEPISMDHVDIHSDSFGDDSFLRSGLKLNHLRMIVAIEDSGQISAAADVLNISQPAASRMLSEMEAITKTPLYERVARGVVLTTFGAALARRARKILLELREASREIAELKSGKGGSVFIGAVTAPAMSLVVPAINKVRKAYPGIEINIQVETSNVLARELLAARHDFIIGRIPDDLNPRLFEVREIGIERACLIVRNHHPLLKRKKTSSLTDVRDYDWVFQPPGTLLRRTIEDIFLSQGVALPENIVNTSSLLLTCAIVCETDAIAPVAVDVAHFLASQGAKASDVRMLPIDFDINVKPYSLITARERALPPSARLLYDIILEESLKQGAKA
- a CDS encoding Hint domain-containing protein, which produces MSSTEDPKLPRNTARRHFLGVAAATGARLAAMAAMATAISTSPAKAMGRRWGRGGSGGHGGSGGSGGPGGRGGRGGSGANCFLRGTGILTDCGEKPVEDLSIGDRVALADGSTRPVKWVGRQTFKRSGARWQKDVVPIRVSRHALDGHTPHSDLFLSPGHALYLNGVLIQVKELVNGTTIAPVTPAAEGSIEYFAVMLDTHEVILAEGAAVETFHLKDSNHENFCNFAEYQRLYGEERIVMTPFAPLLGGGWSHLRALLLLSVSPLVPVRDPFGDACETIEAQAREPSL
- the iolG gene encoding inositol 2-dehydrogenase; this translates as MTVRFGLLGAGRIGKVHAKAVSGDTNATLVAVADAFPQAAEAIASAYGCEVRTIEAIEAAKDIDAVVICTPTDTHADLIERFARAGKAIFCEKPIDLDVDRVKDCIKVVEETGAKLMVGFNRRFDPHFMAVRKVIDEGKIGEVEMVTITSRDPGAPPVDYIKRSGGIFRDMTIHDFDMARFLLGEEPVSVLATAAVLVDKAIGEAGDYDSVSVILQTASGKQAVISNSRRATYGYDQRIEVHGAKGMAAAENQRPVSIEVANGDGYTRPPLHDFFMTRYTEAYANEIAAFIAAIEKGTKISPSGADGLAALALADAAVQSVKEGKLIRIG